The following proteins come from a genomic window of Nitrosopumilaceae archaeon AB1(1):
- the prf1 gene encoding peptide chain release factor aRF-1, which translates to MKDAKSVKLYRIRKVLAELTQKSGSGTELITVYIPKGKQLHEIITILKEEQGTADNIKSDITRTHVVDSLGKVVQRLKLYKKTPERGLVIFCGALAPKEGGPIGNEVVRIFEIDPPKELKTFLYRCDDHFHVDILKDMLQDDNSIGILAIDAKDAGWGLLRGDKIEVLASTGSGVAGKHRQGGQSAKRFQKLREMELTYYFNRVAKTTKEYFIDIHKVKGLIVSGPGPTKEDFVNNNYLEYRLQDMILSVIDASYAGSEGIREAFDKSKDVLVNFRLVEEKVLVEKLFQKINTQSGLGAYGLDEVIELLMNNVTDIVLVTDKIDKNRIEMTCNKCKGVESAIVKQNETIKKQADMKAASCPKCKSSDLSFIITDIIDYISLHAAERGVTVEVISGKSEYGVMLESLGSVGAILRYNPMHSK; encoded by the coding sequence ATGAAAGATGCAAAGTCAGTTAAATTATACAGGATTAGAAAGGTACTTGCCGAACTGACTCAAAAATCTGGTTCGGGTACAGAATTAATTACAGTATACATACCCAAGGGAAAGCAGTTACACGAAATTATCACAATTCTCAAAGAGGAGCAGGGAACAGCAGACAATATCAAATCAGACATTACAAGAACGCATGTTGTAGATTCTTTGGGCAAAGTAGTTCAGAGATTAAAATTATACAAAAAGACACCAGAACGTGGTCTAGTGATATTCTGCGGTGCCCTCGCACCAAAGGAAGGCGGACCCATAGGAAATGAGGTGGTTAGAATATTTGAGATAGATCCACCCAAAGAGTTGAAAACGTTTTTGTATAGATGTGATGATCATTTCCACGTAGATATTCTAAAAGATATGCTGCAAGATGATAACAGTATCGGAATTTTAGCGATTGATGCAAAAGATGCAGGATGGGGTCTACTACGTGGTGATAAAATAGAAGTATTGGCATCTACAGGCTCCGGTGTTGCAGGAAAACACAGGCAGGGAGGTCAATCAGCTAAGAGATTCCAGAAACTACGTGAGATGGAGTTGACATATTATTTTAATCGTGTTGCAAAGACAACAAAGGAATATTTTATAGATATTCACAAAGTAAAGGGACTCATAGTATCAGGTCCGGGACCCACAAAGGAGGATTTTGTCAATAATAATTATTTAGAATATAGACTACAAGATATGATTCTATCAGTAATTGATGCGTCATACGCAGGGTCTGAGGGAATACGAGAGGCGTTTGACAAGTCAAAAGACGTCTTGGTAAATTTTAGATTGGTAGAGGAGAAGGTATTGGTAGAGAAATTATTTCAAAAGATAAACACTCAATCAGGACTCGGAGCGTATGGGTTGGATGAGGTGATAGAACTATTAATGAATAATGTCACAGACATAGTTTTAGTTACAGATAAAATTGATAAAAACCGAATTGAGATGACGTGTAACAAGTGTAAGGGTGTAGAGAGTGCAATTGTTAAACAAAATGAAACCATCAAGAAACAGGCAGATATGAAAGCGGCTAGTTGTCCAAAGTGTAAATCTAGCGATTTGTCATTTATTATTACAGATATAATTGATTACATCTCTCTACATGCCGCAGAGAGAGGTGTTACAGTAGAGGTCATATCTGGAAAATCAGAGTATGGAGTCATGTTGGAGAGTTTGGGATCAGTTGGTGCAATATTGAGATACAATCCAATGCATTCAAAATAA
- a CDS encoding indole-3-glycerol-phosphate synthase, with translation MQSSDYPVLITEIKFASPSRGTLRQSQNPTEIAKLMIQGGASAISVLTQPHLFNGSPEYFIKVRQAVNAPLLMKDIIINRVQIDAAHKMGADIILLIQGIFDSNLVSGQDDLINYAHSLGLLVLLEVHTEQELNRASKTGTDLIGINNRNLDNMLIDLNTSCKLLKNFEKSCPIISESGIESSSDILQLRQCGSDAFLVGSSIMISNDIQASVERLVKSF, from the coding sequence ATTCAATCCAGTGATTACCCTGTATTAATTACTGAGATTAAATTTGCATCTCCGTCTAGAGGCACTCTTCGACAGAGTCAGAATCCTACTGAGATTGCAAAATTAATGATTCAGGGAGGAGCTAGTGCAATATCTGTCCTCACACAACCTCATCTGTTTAATGGATCACCAGAGTATTTCATCAAAGTAAGACAGGCTGTAAATGCTCCATTACTCATGAAGGATATCATTATTAATAGAGTACAAATTGACGCTGCACACAAAATGGGGGCAGACATAATACTACTCATTCAGGGCATATTTGACTCAAATCTTGTATCAGGACAAGACGATTTAATTAATTATGCTCATAGTTTGGGATTACTAGTATTACTTGAGGTACACACAGAACAAGAGTTGAATCGTGCATCTAAGACTGGAACTGATTTAATTGGAATTAATAATCGTAATCTTGATAATATGTTAATAGACTTGAATACTAGTTGTAAATTGTTGAAAAACTTTGAGAAATCATGTCCCATAATATCTGAAAGTGGTATTGAGTCTTCCTCTGATATACTACAGTTACGTCAATGCGGCTCTGACGCATTTCTTGTCGGCTCTAGTATAATGATTAGTAATGATATACAAGCAAGTGTTGAGAGATTGGTGAAATCATTTTGA
- the ilvD gene encoding dihydroxy-acid dehydratase — protein MSISSRNVVQGVSRAPHRAMYKAMGLTDDDLEKLFVGVCHTGNESTPCNIHLPQLAQSAKQGVTNSGLTPRIFSTIAVSDGIAMGHEGMKSSLISREIIADSIEIMMRAHQYDGLVGIAGCDKSLPGTMMAMARLNLPSVFVYGGTIMPGMLQDKELTIVDVYEAVGSFDSGKITLEELKDIENTACPAEGSCGGMFTANTMASISETIGLALPGSSSPPAQDSRRDKMVYESGFAVANLITNGIKPHDILSFEAFENAITILNAIGGSTNAILHLLALAHESGIELTYDDFERIRRKTPHLADMKPGGNYVMNSLDSIGGIPLVLKRLLSKGLIHGNCITVTGKTIKENLESMNIQETETKIVRNIDNPLHPQGTAVILHGSLAPKGAVIKTAGVDMTEFTGSAVVFDREEFAFDAASKGEIEEGSVIVIRYEGPRGGPGMREMLATTAAIVGQGLGKKVAMVTDGRFSGGTRGFMVGHVSPEAFNGGPIALIKNGDKISINITNNSLDLHVLQEELEKRRKNWTCPKPNYTTGALAKYAALVNSADKGATTQPV, from the coding sequence ATGTCAATATCAAGTAGAAATGTGGTGCAGGGAGTATCTCGTGCCCCACACAGAGCAATGTACAAAGCTATGGGTCTGACAGACGATGATCTAGAGAAATTATTTGTGGGTGTATGTCATACTGGAAACGAGTCTACACCTTGTAATATCCATCTACCACAACTAGCACAGAGTGCAAAACAGGGAGTGACAAATTCAGGTCTAACACCGAGGATATTCTCAACAATAGCGGTAAGTGATGGAATAGCAATGGGGCATGAAGGAATGAAATCATCATTGATATCACGTGAAATTATTGCAGATTCCATAGAAATTATGATGAGAGCACATCAGTATGATGGGTTGGTTGGAATCGCAGGATGTGATAAAAGCCTCCCAGGAACTATGATGGCAATGGCACGATTAAACCTACCATCTGTATTTGTTTATGGTGGTACAATAATGCCAGGAATGTTACAAGACAAAGAGTTGACCATAGTTGATGTGTATGAGGCAGTAGGATCATTTGATTCAGGAAAGATCACATTAGAAGAGTTGAAAGATATTGAAAATACCGCATGTCCTGCAGAGGGATCTTGTGGTGGAATGTTTACGGCAAATACAATGGCATCAATTTCCGAGACAATAGGTCTTGCATTACCTGGAAGTTCTAGTCCACCAGCACAAGATAGCAGACGAGATAAAATGGTGTACGAATCTGGTTTTGCAGTTGCTAATTTAATTACAAATGGTATAAAGCCACACGACATTTTGAGTTTTGAGGCATTTGAGAATGCAATTACCATCCTCAATGCAATTGGCGGTTCTACTAATGCAATTCTACACTTGTTGGCATTGGCACATGAATCAGGAATAGAATTAACGTATGATGATTTTGAGCGTATACGAAGAAAGACACCACATTTGGCAGATATGAAACCAGGTGGCAATTATGTAATGAACTCACTTGATAGTATTGGAGGAATTCCCCTAGTGCTAAAACGACTATTATCAAAGGGATTAATCCATGGTAATTGTATCACTGTCACAGGTAAAACGATTAAAGAGAATCTAGAGAGCATGAACATTCAAGAGACAGAAACAAAAATTGTAAGAAATATTGACAATCCATTACACCCACAAGGCACAGCTGTGATTTTACACGGTTCTCTTGCTCCAAAGGGAGCTGTGATAAAGACAGCAGGTGTAGACATGACAGAATTTACAGGTAGTGCAGTTGTATTTGACAGAGAAGAGTTTGCGTTTGACGCAGCATCAAAAGGTGAGATTGAAGAGGGTAGTGTCATTGTTATCAGATATGAAGGACCACGTGGAGGTCCCGGTATGAGAGAGATGTTGGCAACGACAGCTGCGATTGTTGGACAAGGATTAGGTAAAAAAGTTGCAATGGTAACAGACGGACGATTTTCTGGTGGCACACGTGGGTTTATGGTAGGGCATGTATCCCCTGAAGCATTTAATGGCGGTCCAATAGCATTAATTAAAAATGGAGATAAAATTAGTATAAACATAACAAATAATTCTTTAGATTTGCATGTACTGCAAGAAGAGTTGGAGAAGAGACGTAAAAATTGGACATGTCCTAAACCAAACTATACAACCGGAGCTCTTGCAAAATATGCAGCACTGGTAAATTCAGCAGATAAAGGTGCCACTACACAACCAGTTTAG
- a CDS encoding chorismate-binding protein — MANPHILFTSADADRFELYQSISPNYSHSFLFESLSGPGSLAEISIMGFDPKIVVSCYADHMIMRNRDGTSQTIHTDDPLVEIRKLLADNTLQKQSNHRYLGGAVGVINYEAISLFGDVVSSHKNQEPLLEFGIYDDGIIYDKKLDKPFYFYYSDNRFDKFKKTKSATTKFSVSDITPNMNKDTFEKMVTKAKDYIYAGDIFQVVLSRRHSFKVRGDHMQVYDTMRRINPSPYMYHLKNDSRTILGASPEMLVRITDDTVETFPIAGTRAVTGDHITDESSANNMLHDEKELAEHTMLVDLGRNDIGKVCKYGTVKIPSMMSIKKFSHVQHMVTHVMGTISSKFDMYDAFKSIFPAGTVSGSPKIRAMEIIDELEPQTRGPYAGAIGYFSYTGCCDFAIAIRSMFLNKDDGYVQAGAGIVSDSVPENEFQETINKVEAMLQSLREASL, encoded by the coding sequence TTGGCCAACCCCCACATATTATTCACATCAGCTGATGCCGATCGTTTTGAACTGTACCAAAGTATCTCTCCGAATTACTCTCACTCCTTTCTCTTCGAATCACTAAGTGGTCCAGGATCACTTGCTGAAATTAGTATAATGGGTTTTGATCCAAAAATTGTGGTTTCGTGTTATGCTGATCATATGATTATGCGTAATCGTGATGGAACTAGTCAAACCATACATACTGACGATCCACTAGTTGAAATTCGTAAACTACTTGCTGACAATACACTACAGAAGCAAAGTAATCATCGATACCTTGGTGGAGCAGTTGGAGTCATAAATTATGAGGCAATCTCATTATTCGGCGATGTTGTGTCTTCTCATAAAAATCAAGAGCCATTGTTAGAATTTGGAATTTATGACGATGGTATAATTTATGATAAAAAATTAGACAAACCATTTTATTTTTATTATTCTGATAATAGGTTTGATAAATTTAAAAAAACTAAATCTGCTACTACTAAATTCTCCGTATCTGACATTACACCAAACATGAATAAAGATACATTTGAGAAGATGGTGACAAAGGCCAAAGACTACATCTACGCCGGTGACATATTCCAAGTGGTGTTGTCTAGAAGGCACTCATTCAAAGTACGAGGGGATCATATGCAAGTGTATGATACCATGAGGAGAATTAACCCCTCTCCATACATGTATCATCTTAAAAATGACTCTAGGACAATACTTGGTGCATCACCTGAAATGCTTGTACGAATTACAGATGACACAGTTGAGACATTCCCTATTGCAGGAACACGAGCAGTAACAGGTGATCATATCACTGATGAATCCTCTGCAAATAATATGTTACATGATGAAAAAGAACTTGCAGAACATACCATGCTAGTTGATTTGGGACGAAATGATATAGGCAAAGTATGCAAATATGGAACAGTGAAAATACCTAGTATGATGTCAATTAAAAAATTTAGTCATGTTCAGCACATGGTCACACATGTGATGGGAACAATATCTTCAAAATTTGACATGTATGACGCATTCAAATCAATTTTTCCTGCAGGTACAGTCTCTGGTTCTCCTAAAATACGTGCTATGGAAATAATTGACGAGTTGGAACCACAAACACGTGGTCCATACGCCGGAGCTATTGGATATTTTTCATATACTGGGTGCTGTGACTTTGCAATTGCAATACGAAGTATGTTTTTAAACAAGGATGATGGATATGTTCAAGCCGGTGCCGGTATTGTGTCAGATTCCGTACCTGAAAATGAATTTCAAGAGACCATAAATAAAGTTGAGGCGATGCTACAGTCTTTGAGGGAGGCGAGTCTATGA
- the trpD gene encoding anthranilate phosphoribosyltransferase, translated as MTEKFSSILKDKHDLTYNQAVKAMNNILQGKNTTSQNVDFMTNLYAKGETDAEILGMLDSIDSFCVPVPLKDNSVIDMCGTGGDGLNTFNISTAASFVAASAGAIVAKHGNRSSSYAGSADIFEWLNYNLSGNALYVSDFLQETHLCFMFAPTFHSSMKHVAIARRQIPHRTIFNILGPLCNPARVKNQVIGVSAEKYLHSLPPLLINRGANRIMTIISSNGMDELSSCDTGKISFQTRDSKTNQDIIPENLGLRRSTLSELSVTSFTDAISKFINGVKGTGTRGMTDTITLNAAAGLAVSGIASNIQEGLDLALDVMNSGKSEKLLLDFMKKTGCKQKLDVT; from the coding sequence ATGACTGAAAAATTCTCATCCATATTAAAAGACAAACATGATCTCACATACAATCAAGCCGTCAAAGCTATGAATAATATTCTACAAGGAAAGAATACAACATCTCAAAATGTGGATTTCATGACAAATCTCTATGCCAAGGGTGAAACAGATGCTGAGATACTTGGGATGCTAGACTCTATAGACTCTTTCTGTGTTCCGGTTCCTCTGAAAGATAATTCTGTTATTGACATGTGTGGTACAGGCGGTGATGGACTGAACACGTTTAACATATCTACTGCTGCATCCTTTGTAGCTGCTAGCGCAGGTGCTATTGTTGCAAAACATGGAAATCGCTCTAGCAGTTATGCTGGAAGTGCAGATATCTTTGAGTGGTTAAATTATAATCTATCTGGGAATGCCTTGTATGTTTCTGATTTCCTACAAGAGACACATTTGTGCTTTATGTTTGCACCCACATTTCACTCTTCCATGAAACATGTAGCCATTGCAAGACGTCAAATCCCTCATAGAACCATCTTTAACATACTAGGACCGTTGTGCAATCCTGCAAGAGTAAAGAATCAAGTGATTGGAGTCTCGGCAGAAAAATATCTACACTCTCTTCCCCCACTATTAATTAATCGTGGAGCGAATCGAATCATGACTATAATATCATCTAACGGTATGGATGAATTATCATCTTGTGACACTGGTAAGATTTCGTTTCAAACACGCGACTCTAAAACTAATCAGGATATCATTCCTGAAAACTTGGGTCTGAGACGATCCACTCTGAGCGAATTGAGTGTGACTTCCTTCACTGACGCAATCTCTAAATTTATCAATGGTGTTAAAGGTACAGGGACTAGGGGGATGACTGACACTATAACTCTTAATGCTGCAGCCGGTCTTGCTGTCTCGGGAATTGCTAGTAATATACAAGAGGGTCTGGATTTGGCATTAGATGTAATGAATAGTGGAAAATCTGAAAAACTTCTTTTAGATTTTATGAAAAAAACAGGCTGTAAACAAAAGTTGGATGTCACATGA
- a CDS encoding aminodeoxychorismate/anthranilate synthase component II, with protein sequence MKFLIIDNYDSFVYNVAQYLGDLGVESDVIRNDAITLQQIKQGNYDAIVISPGPGTPTNKRYFGICLDVIKELGPTKPILGICLGHQGIIHAYGGKVTNAACVRHGKTSMIEYTPDVLFCDIPNPFSATRYHSLVGEKTTIPDCIDVTAIACDDSEVMAIHHKEYPIYGVQFHPESIMTPQGKKILENFIKLVKNR encoded by the coding sequence ATGAAATTTTTAATCATAGATAATTACGACTCTTTTGTGTACAATGTTGCTCAATATTTAGGAGATTTGGGTGTAGAATCTGATGTTATTAGGAATGATGCCATCACACTGCAACAAATCAAACAAGGAAATTATGATGCCATAGTGATATCCCCCGGTCCTGGAACTCCTACAAACAAGCGATATTTTGGAATATGTCTTGATGTGATAAAGGAATTGGGTCCGACAAAACCAATTTTAGGAATTTGTCTTGGACATCAGGGAATTATTCATGCGTATGGTGGCAAAGTTACCAATGCTGCATGTGTACGACATGGAAAAACAAGTATGATTGAATATACCCCTGATGTACTATTCTGCGATATCCCAAATCCCTTCTCTGCCACTAGGTATCATTCACTTGTGGGTGAGAAAACCACCATACCTGATTGTATTGATGTGACTGCTATTGCATGTGATGACAGTGAAGTTATGGCTATTCATCACAAAGAATATCCTATTTATGGTGTACAATTTCATCCTGAATCCATAATGACTCCACAAGGTAAAAAAATCTTGGAGAATTTTATAAAACTGGTGAAGAATAGATGA
- the trpA gene encoding tryptophan synthase subunit alpha, with translation MTKIDSVFSQARQKNTKVLVTYVMAGFPNTRSTISAVKGMLKGGADIIELGFPFSDPLADGPVIQNASLTSINSGFSLNKFFDMVRAIRKFTDVPLVLMTYSNIFYKNGFEKTISRAARAGIDGFIIPDLPIEESDLYLKTAKKFKCDTIFLISPNTPATRIKKIAKLSTGFLYMVAVYGTTGIRKNIPKYTPKAIAHACKISFNIIPLGVGFGIRTPSDASRYVSFGADAIIIGSALVKLTQKTPANMIEHTMTRFIRGFRKSL, from the coding sequence ATGACAAAAATTGACTCTGTATTCTCACAGGCACGACAAAAGAACACCAAGGTTCTTGTAACCTATGTGATGGCCGGATTTCCAAATACTCGCTCTACAATCTCTGCAGTAAAAGGCATGCTCAAAGGGGGAGCAGACATTATTGAATTAGGATTCCCATTCTCTGATCCTCTAGCCGACGGTCCTGTAATTCAAAACGCAAGTCTGACATCTATCAACTCTGGATTTTCTTTGAATAAATTTTTCGACATGGTACGTGCAATTAGAAAATTCACTGACGTTCCTCTAGTACTAATGACATACTCTAACATCTTTTACAAAAATGGATTTGAAAAAACAATTAGTCGTGCAGCGAGAGCAGGAATTGATGGATTCATAATTCCAGATTTGCCTATTGAGGAATCTGATCTTTATTTGAAAACTGCAAAAAAATTCAAATGTGACACAATATTTCTAATCTCACCAAACACACCTGCAACTCGAATAAAAAAAATTGCAAAATTATCTACTGGATTTTTATATATGGTGGCAGTCTATGGTACTACTGGAATTAGAAAAAATATACCAAAGTATACGCCAAAGGCAATAGCACATGCTTGTAAAATATCTTTTAATATAATTCCGCTTGGAGTTGGATTTGGAATTCGTACTCCCTCTGATGCGTCAAGGTACGTCTCATTTGGTGCTGATGCTATAATAATTGGTAGCGCACTTGTAAAATTAACTCAAAAAACTCCTGCAAATATGATAGAGCATACCATGACTCGTTTCATACGTGGATTTAGAAAATCCTTATGA
- a CDS encoding DsbA family protein, whose translation MKYLYYIMPVIAGILGGVLITTQITDSDDTGFQLSAQQLIKNGSPIMGDKDAPITILEWGDYQCTYCVRFHSTTLDEIKSEYIETGKVRLVFKDFPLNGEQSLQAAIATHCADEQDAYWAYHDKLYNNWGGERTGWFTEEVLREFAVELSLDERQFNTCLKQEKYKEDILQMQVLASELGINGTPSFLIFTDKHIINIHGSQPFEVFDKSITELLARK comes from the coding sequence ATGAAGTATCTCTATTATATCATGCCAGTAATTGCTGGTATACTCGGTGGTGTATTAATCACTACACAGATAACAGATTCAGACGATACAGGATTTCAATTATCGGCTCAACAATTAATTAAAAACGGCTCACCCATCATGGGGGATAAAGACGCACCAATCACAATTTTAGAGTGGGGAGATTATCAGTGTACATATTGTGTTAGATTTCACTCTACAACACTAGATGAAATAAAATCAGAGTATATTGAAACGGGCAAAGTACGTTTAGTGTTTAAAGATTTTCCATTAAATGGTGAGCAGTCTTTACAAGCTGCAATTGCAACACATTGCGCAGATGAGCAAGACGCATACTGGGCGTATCATGATAAATTGTATAATAATTGGGGTGGTGAGAGAACAGGTTGGTTCACAGAAGAGGTGTTGAGAGAATTTGCAGTAGAGTTGAGTTTAGATGAAAGACAATTCAACACATGCTTGAAACAAGAAAAGTATAAAGAAGACATTTTACAAATGCAGGTTCTTGCAAGTGAATTAGGTATTAATGGAACACCTTCATTTTTAATATTTACAGACAAACATATCATAAATATACACGGTAGTCAGCCTTTTGAGGTATTTGACAAATCAATTACAGAACTACTTGCAAGGAAATGA
- a CDS encoding protein-disulfide isomerase translates to MGKKRREERVVKRETFASKQQHQKKKNTLMALGVLAIVASIVVYASYIFVTTEGTAIGAPPNAGSLGDEHEHASMLTMIHGDRFDYASPAFQVKTTWIHFERQDGATVHRHASGVDLAYLFNSLSIGLDKECFIFPDGKQFCTNDDYSLKFYINHKLVPDITEYVIQENDRILISYGGDTEEQINEQLTLLDAQPILS, encoded by the coding sequence TTGGGTAAGAAAAGAAGAGAGGAGAGAGTAGTAAAGCGTGAAACCTTTGCATCCAAACAGCAACACCAAAAGAAAAAAAATACACTAATGGCATTAGGCGTACTGGCCATAGTAGCAAGTATAGTTGTGTATGCATCATACATTTTTGTTACAACAGAGGGAACAGCAATAGGTGCACCTCCCAACGCCGGATCACTTGGAGATGAACACGAACACGCATCAATGCTTACCATGATACACGGGGATAGATTTGATTATGCATCACCTGCATTTCAAGTAAAGACAACATGGATACACTTTGAGCGTCAAGATGGCGCAACAGTACACAGACACGCATCAGGCGTAGATTTGGCATATCTATTCAATTCATTAAGCATTGGACTTGACAAGGAATGTTTCATATTCCCAGATGGTAAACAGTTTTGTACCAATGATGATTACTCGTTAAAATTTTACATAAATCATAAACTAGTCCCAGACATAACAGAGTACGTAATTCAAGAAAATGATAGAATTCTAATATCATATGGTGGGGATACAGAAGAGCAGATCAACGAACAATTGACGTTGCTTGATGCTCAGCCAATACTCAGTTAG
- the trpB gene encoding tryptophan synthase subunit beta, with amino-acid sequence MKGKFGKFGGQFVPETLLPALDELERGFNKHWGDKKFQKEFNYYLTQYAGRPTPLYLAKNLTDKVGGARIYLKREDLLHGGAHKINNAIGQALLVKKMNKKRIIAETGAGQHGVATAMACSALKLPCLVYMGYEDTQRQRLNVYRMELLGSKVQSVKIGSQTLKDAINEAIRDWIANITNTHYLLGSAVGPHPYPTMVRNFQSVIGKEIKSQMKKNNKSIDGVVACVGGGSNAIGTFYPLLNSSAKMFGVEAAGSGLKTGLHSATLSFGTPGILHGMLTYLLQDSAGQVSTTHSIAAGLDYPAVGPQHAQFKESGRVKYVAVKDKDALNAFITLSRTEGIIPALESAHAVAEGIKIASNMKRSESVVITLSGRGDKDVDLVRGIFHDKN; translated from the coding sequence TTGAAAGGTAAATTTGGAAAATTCGGTGGACAGTTTGTTCCTGAAACTCTGCTTCCTGCACTTGATGAACTTGAGAGAGGATTTAACAAACATTGGGGTGACAAGAAATTTCAAAAAGAGTTTAATTATTATTTAACACAGTATGCAGGACGCCCCACACCATTATACCTTGCAAAAAACCTTACTGACAAAGTCGGCGGTGCTCGAATATATCTAAAACGTGAAGATCTACTACACGGAGGAGCTCACAAGATAAACAATGCTATCGGTCAAGCACTATTAGTGAAAAAGATGAATAAAAAACGTATCATTGCTGAAACCGGTGCAGGACAGCATGGTGTAGCAACTGCTATGGCATGCTCTGCGCTCAAACTGCCCTGTCTTGTCTACATGGGGTATGAGGATACGCAGAGACAACGACTAAATGTTTATCGTATGGAACTTTTAGGCTCCAAGGTACAATCTGTCAAGATTGGTTCGCAGACACTAAAAGACGCAATCAATGAGGCTATTCGTGATTGGATTGCAAATATTACTAATACACATTATTTGTTGGGTTCTGCTGTGGGACCACATCCGTATCCGACAATGGTGAGAAATTTCCAAAGTGTGATCGGCAAAGAAATCAAATCTCAAATGAAAAAGAATAATAAATCTATTGATGGTGTAGTTGCATGTGTTGGTGGAGGATCAAATGCAATTGGTACATTTTACCCCCTGTTAAATTCTAGTGCAAAAATGTTTGGTGTAGAGGCTGCAGGTAGTGGTCTGAAGACTGGACTCCACTCTGCGACACTTTCTTTTGGAACTCCTGGAATTTTACATGGAATGTTGACATACTTGCTTCAGGACTCTGCCGGTCAGGTATCTACTACTCATAGTATAGCTGCAGGTCTTGACTATCCTGCGGTAGGACCACAACACGCTCAGTTTAAAGAGTCAGGACGTGTAAAGTATGTCGCTGTAAAAGACAAGGATGCGTTAAATGCGTTCATTACTTTATCGCGCACAGAGGGCATAATTCCTGCACTCGAGTCTGCTCATGCTGTAGCCGAAGGAATCAAGATCGCATCTAACATGAAGAGATCCGAGTCTGTAGTGATTACTCTGTCCGGACGTGGTGACAAGGATGTGGATTTGGTACGAGGTATTTTTCATGACAAAAATTGA
- a CDS encoding HIT family protein yields the protein MDVGHCLVIPIHHHEMITDMTPKDVGELFALVSVLGKKIISVTGASGFNVAQNNGRVARQIVPHVHVHLIPRYASTGAVWTKRTIGNRAELDMLADKIKLSL from the coding sequence ATAGATGTAGGTCACTGTCTAGTCATCCCAATTCATCATCATGAAATGATTACAGATATGACTCCTAAGGATGTGGGAGAATTATTTGCGTTGGTATCTGTACTTGGAAAGAAAATAATATCCGTTACCGGCGCTAGTGGTTTTAACGTTGCTCAAAATAATGGTCGTGTTGCACGACAGATAGTTCCACATGTTCATGTACATCTGATTCCACGATATGCAAGCACAGGAGCTGTTTGGACAAAAAGAACTATAGGGAATCGAGCAGAGTTGGATATGTTGGCAGATAAAATAAAGTTGTCATTGTAA